TGTCCTTGTAATTTCCGCCTTTGCAGAATTTTGAACAGAGCCACAAAAACTGTGTCATAGTTTCAGCCGTCTGCCCAGATTTTGATACGCAGACTATTGCCGTTTTTTTATTTTTAACATTGTCGTAAATTTCCAGAAGCTTTTGTGGATCAGGATTGTCAGCGACATAGTATTCGGGAGACAGATTTCCCTGCATAACGCCACAAAGAGCCTGATTAAGCATCAGGCTGCCCAAAGCGGAACCGCCTATTCCTATGTGTACGACGGCTTCAAAACCTTTAAGCCATTCTCCGGCAGATTTTATTTCGTCATCCGCTCCGTCGGGAAGCGCAAGCCAGCCAAAGCCTGTTTTTTCTGCGTTGGCGGTGAAAAGCTGCTCAGCCGCCGCCTCACACGCTGCGCCGTATTTATTTTCAAGCTCGGAAATATTTGAATTTCCAAAAGCTCCGCCGAACAGAAAACTGAAATCACCCATTGCGTTCACCGTCTTTTCTTATGATGAAAAATCTGTCAAAACTCCGCCGCTATACTCAAACTATGCCTGTATTCCGGCTTTTTTCAGCAGTTCGTCAATTCCCGCCGTATCATAGCCGACGACAAAATCATCGTTAAGCATGGTAACTGGAACCGCCATCTGGCGCGTTTTCTTTATCATTTCAATAGCCGCGCCCCTGTCGGAAGAAATGTCCACAATTTCAAACGAAACGCCTTTAGAAGTCAGGTATTCTTTAACCTTGTCGCACCACGGGCAGGTCGGAGTCGAATAAACCTTTACAGTCATTTTCTACACCTCTATTCCGAGAAATTTCTGCGCAATCCAGCCGATACAGAAAGAGAAAACCGCTACGCCGAAACTGATGCAGAGCATTTCAAGAAATTCCGGCCAGAACAGTTTTTTGTACACCGTAGAAACGTAAAACGTGAACGTCCAGATAATCAGCGCCGCCGTTCCGAGACACAGGGCAAGCGCAAGCAGCGGAGAGCTGCATACGAA
This Candidatus Equadaptatus faecalis DNA region includes the following protein-coding sequences:
- a CDS encoding glutathione S-transferase N-terminal domain-containing protein, with the protein product MTVKVYSTPTCPWCDKVKEYLTSKGVSFEIVDISSDRGAAIEMIKKTRQMAVPVTMLNDDFVVGYDTAGIDELLKKAGIQA